In one window of Notolabrus celidotus isolate fNotCel1 chromosome 17, fNotCel1.pri, whole genome shotgun sequence DNA:
- the LOC117828630 gene encoding complement C1q-like protein 2, with protein MRTVAGFLPLLLCLVWTCAPVTTGDNITQGGNREKGAQLETQTDFSSEIWAELKQLRDMAVEQQVELRNSNRKIEELEQENKVLRVRMNASENKVEELKRENANLLDRVTKTENQNSVLETRMSSTESEVERLQSENADRPKVAFTVGLTDVGQIGPYNTELTLQFGKVFTNIGQAYSPSTGIFTAPVKGAYYFRFNAWDARYSNVLGIKLFHNNKMMTHCYDVNDNNGYIHVSNGFVLQLEKGDTIYMVLRSGSAIWDDTNNRTTFSGFLLFAQ; from the exons ATGAGGACTGTGGCTGGTTTTCTGCCGTTGCTGCTCTGCCTGGTCTGGACGTGTGCTCCAGTCACGACAGGGGACAACATCACTCAGgggggaaacagagagaaaggagcTCAGCTTGAGACTCAGACTGACTTCAGCTCTGAGATCTGGGCTGAGCTGAAGCAGCTGAGAGACATGGCCGTGGAACAACAGGTGGAGCTCAGGAACAGCAACAGAAAGATAGAGGAGCTGGAGCAAGAAAATAAAG TTTTAAGAGTCCGGATGAACGCCAGTGAAAACAAGGTGGAGGAACTGAAGAGAGAGAACGCAA ATCTCCTGGACAGAGTAACCAAAACTGAAAATCAGAACTCAG TTTTAGAGACCAGAATGAGCTCCACTGAGAGCGAGGTGGAGAGGCTTCAGAGCGAAAACGCGG ACCGTCCAAAAGTGGCATTCACGGTCGGTCTGACTGATGTGGGACAAATTGGTCCCTACAACACAGAGCTCACACTACAGTTTGGTAAAGTCTTCACCAACATTGGCCAGGCCTACAGTCCCTCAACAG GGATCTTCACGGCCCCCGTCAAAGGAGCGTACTACTTCAGATTCAACGCGTGGGACGCACGGTACTCGAATGTTCTCGGTATTAAACTGTTTCACAACAACAAGATGATGACTCATTGTTACGATGTGAACGATAACAACGGCTATATCCACGTCTCGAACGGATTTGTTCTTCAGCTGGAGAAGGGAGATACAATCTACATGGTGCTCCGCTCAGGCTCCGCAATCTGGGATGACACCAATAATCGGACGACTTTTAGTGGGTTTCTGCTTTTTGCTCAGTGA